In Triticum urartu cultivar G1812 chromosome 6, Tu2.1, whole genome shotgun sequence, the following proteins share a genomic window:
- the LOC125512228 gene encoding uncharacterized protein LOC125512228 isoform X1 gives MADWSPCFVPGERSLGQREEEGDPWMLQCYESCDLDGEVELRPLRILRAASQEGMGCGGSPAKKVRTAATDRPVVVGGSEEDEDLTAEQIDLHNLFSGHSQTQIHRWPTTPLVSPS, from the exons ATGGCCGATTGGTCGCCATGTTTCGTTCCTGGGGAACGTAGCCTTGGACAACGTG AGGAAGAAGGTGACCCATGGATGTTGCAGTGCTATGAGAGCTGTGACCTCGACGGCGAGGTCGAGCTAAGACCTCTCCGGATACTGAGAGCAGCCTCGCAAGAGGGGATGGGGTGTGGTGGCTCGCCCGCGAAAAAAGTGCGGACGGCTGCAACAGATCGACCGGTGGTGGTGGGCGGTTCAGAGGAGGATGAAGATTTAACGGCTGAACAAATTGACTTGCACAATTTGTTTTCCGGTCATAGCCAGACCCAAATTCAT CGATGGCCAACAACCCCCCTCGTTTCTCCTTCCTG A
- the LOC125512228 gene encoding uncharacterized protein LOC125512228 isoform X2: MADWSPCFVPGERSLGQREEEGDPWMLQCYESCDLDGEVELRPLRILRAASQEGMGCGGSPAKKVRTAATDRPVVVGGSEEDEDLTAEQIDLHNLFSGHSQTQIHMMIPRLLT, translated from the exons ATGGCCGATTGGTCGCCATGTTTCGTTCCTGGGGAACGTAGCCTTGGACAACGTG AGGAAGAAGGTGACCCATGGATGTTGCAGTGCTATGAGAGCTGTGACCTCGACGGCGAGGTCGAGCTAAGACCTCTCCGGATACTGAGAGCAGCCTCGCAAGAGGGGATGGGGTGTGGTGGCTCGCCCGCGAAAAAAGTGCGGACGGCTGCAACAGATCGACCGGTGGTGGTGGGCGGTTCAGAGGAGGATGAAGATTTAACGGCTGAACAAATTGACTTGCACAATTTGTTTTCCGGTCATAGCCAGACCCAAATTCAT ATGATGATTCCCCGGCTCTTGACATGA